In Cygnus olor isolate bCygOlo1 chromosome 22, bCygOlo1.pri.v2, whole genome shotgun sequence, a genomic segment contains:
- the LOC121058644 gene encoding histone H2A, with amino-acid sequence MSGRGKSGGKARAKAKSRSSRAGLQFPVGRVHRLLRRGHYAERVGAGAPVYLAAVLEYLTAEILELAGNAARDNKKTRIIPRHLQLAVRNDEELNKLLGGVTIAQGGVLPNIQAVLLPKKTGGGSAGPAKAGKKGSGQQSQEY; translated from the coding sequence ATGTCTGGCCGTGGCAAGAGCGGCGGTAAGGCCCGAGCTAAGGCCAAGTCCCGTTCTTCCCGGGCCGGGCTGCAGTTCCCCGTCGGGCGCGTCCACCGGCTGCTGCGGCGCGGGCACTACGCGGAGCGGGTCGGGGCCGGCGCGCCCGTGTACCTGGCTGCCGTGCTGGAGTACCTGACGGCCGAGATCCTGGAGTTGGCGGGCAACGCGGCCCGCGACAACAAGAAGACGCGCATCATCCCCCGGCACCTGCAGCTGGCGGTGCGCAACGACGAGGAGCTCAACAAGCTGCTGGGCGGCGTCACCATCGCGCAGGGCGGCGTCCTGCCCAACATCCAGGCCGTGCTGCTGCCCAAGAAGAcgggcggcggcagcgcgggCCCCGCCAAGGCTGGCAAGAAGGGCAGCGGGCAGCAGTCCCAGGAGTACTAG
- the HMBS gene encoding porphobilinogen deaminase isoform X1: MAEPDRAAGENGVGGRAVRVGTRRSQLARIQTDSVVEMLRELHPDLHFEIVAMSTTGDKILDTALSKIGEKSLFTKELENALERNEVDLVVHSLKDLPTSLPPGFTIGAVCKRETPLDAVVFHPKNCGKTLGLLPEKSVIGTSSLRRAAQLKKKFPQLEFRDIRGNLNTRLKKLDEKEEFSAIILAAAGLKRMGWENRIGQLLSPEDCLYAVGQGALAVEVRAKDQEILNMVSALHDGETVLCCIAERAFMKHLEGGCSVPVAVSTMLKDGQLYLTGAVYSLDGSDSLKETMQTSVNYPQQNEDGPNDDVQHVGITAKNVAGQAQEAAENLGVELASLLLCKGAKHILSVARQLNDAC, encoded by the exons ATGGCCGAGCCGGACCGGGCCGCC GGCGAGAACGGCGTGGGCGGCAGAGCGGTCCGCGTGGGCACGCGTCGGAGCCAG CTGGCCCGGATTCAGACTGACAGTGTAGTTGAGATGCTCCGTGAGTTACACCCAGACCTCCACTTTGAGATTG TTGCCATGTCAACAACTGGAGATAAGATCCTGGATACAGCACTTTCCAAG ATTGGGGAGAAGAGCCTCTTCAccaaagaactggaaaatgcaCTTGAAAGAAATGA AGTTGACCTGGTAGTTCACTCCTTGAAGGACCTGCCAACTTCTCTTCCTCCTGGCTTTACCATTGGTGCTGTCTGCAA AAGGGAAACCCCACTTGATGCTGTTGTCTTTCACCCCAAGAACTGCGGGAAAACACTCGGTCTCCTTCCGGAAAAGAG CGTGATTGGAACCAGTTCACTTCGTCGAGCAGCCCAGCTCAAAAAGAAGTTCCCTCAGCTAGAATTCAGAGATATT AGAGGGAATTTAAATACCCGCTTAAAGAAGCTAGATGAGAAAGAAGAGTTCAGTGCCATaatcctggctgctgctgggctgaagAGAATGGGCTGGGAGAATCGCATTGGTCAG CTCCTGAGCCCTGAAGATTGTCTCTATGCTGTTGGACAG GGGGCCTTAGCGGTGGAAGTTCGTGCCAAAGACCAAGAAATACTGAATATGGTATCTGCCCTGCACGATGGAGAAACCGTATTATGCTGCATTGCTGAGAGGGCCTTTATGAAACATTTG GAGGGTGGCTGTAGTGTCCCTGTTGCAGTTAGCACCATGCTGAAAGATGGCCAG TTGTATTTGACAGGTGCAGTCTACAGTTTGGATGGATCTGATAGCCTGAAAGAGACTATGCAGACCAGCGTTAATTATCCACAACAG AATGAAGACGGACCAAATGATGATGTGCAGCATGTTGGCATCACAGCCAAGAATGTCGCTGGTCAGGcgcaggaagctgcagagaacCTTGGTGTTGAACTAGCTAGTTTACTTCTGTGCAAGGGAGCTAAGCATATCCTTAGCGTGGCAAGGCAGCTTAATGACGCCTGCTAA
- the HMBS gene encoding porphobilinogen deaminase isoform X2 produces MAEPDRAAGENGVGGRAVRVGTRRSQLARIQTDSVVEMLRELHPDLHFEIVAMSTTGDKILDTALSKIGEKSLFTKELENALERNERETPLDAVVFHPKNCGKTLGLLPEKSVIGTSSLRRAAQLKKKFPQLEFRDIRGNLNTRLKKLDEKEEFSAIILAAAGLKRMGWENRIGQLLSPEDCLYAVGQGALAVEVRAKDQEILNMVSALHDGETVLCCIAERAFMKHLEGGCSVPVAVSTMLKDGQLYLTGAVYSLDGSDSLKETMQTSVNYPQQNEDGPNDDVQHVGITAKNVAGQAQEAAENLGVELASLLLCKGAKHILSVARQLNDAC; encoded by the exons ATGGCCGAGCCGGACCGGGCCGCC GGCGAGAACGGCGTGGGCGGCAGAGCGGTCCGCGTGGGCACGCGTCGGAGCCAG CTGGCCCGGATTCAGACTGACAGTGTAGTTGAGATGCTCCGTGAGTTACACCCAGACCTCCACTTTGAGATTG TTGCCATGTCAACAACTGGAGATAAGATCCTGGATACAGCACTTTCCAAG ATTGGGGAGAAGAGCCTCTTCAccaaagaactggaaaatgcaCTTGAAAGAAATGA AAGGGAAACCCCACTTGATGCTGTTGTCTTTCACCCCAAGAACTGCGGGAAAACACTCGGTCTCCTTCCGGAAAAGAG CGTGATTGGAACCAGTTCACTTCGTCGAGCAGCCCAGCTCAAAAAGAAGTTCCCTCAGCTAGAATTCAGAGATATT AGAGGGAATTTAAATACCCGCTTAAAGAAGCTAGATGAGAAAGAAGAGTTCAGTGCCATaatcctggctgctgctgggctgaagAGAATGGGCTGGGAGAATCGCATTGGTCAG CTCCTGAGCCCTGAAGATTGTCTCTATGCTGTTGGACAG GGGGCCTTAGCGGTGGAAGTTCGTGCCAAAGACCAAGAAATACTGAATATGGTATCTGCCCTGCACGATGGAGAAACCGTATTATGCTGCATTGCTGAGAGGGCCTTTATGAAACATTTG GAGGGTGGCTGTAGTGTCCCTGTTGCAGTTAGCACCATGCTGAAAGATGGCCAG TTGTATTTGACAGGTGCAGTCTACAGTTTGGATGGATCTGATAGCCTGAAAGAGACTATGCAGACCAGCGTTAATTATCCACAACAG AATGAAGACGGACCAAATGATGATGTGCAGCATGTTGGCATCACAGCCAAGAATGTCGCTGGTCAGGcgcaggaagctgcagagaacCTTGGTGTTGAACTAGCTAGTTTACTTCTGTGCAAGGGAGCTAAGCATATCCTTAGCGTGGCAAGGCAGCTTAATGACGCCTGCTAA
- the HMBS gene encoding porphobilinogen deaminase isoform X3 yields the protein MAEPDRAAGENGVGGRAVRVGTRRSQLARIQTDSVVEMLRELHPDLHFEIVAMSTTGDKILDTALSKIGEKSLFTKELENALERNEVDLVVHSLKDLPTSLPPGFTIGAVCKRETPLDAVVFHPKNCGKTLGLLPEKSVIGTSSLRRAAQLKKKFPQLEFRDIRGNLNTRLKKLDEKEEFSAIILAAAGLKRMGWENRIGQLLSPEDCLYAVGQGALAVEVRAKDQEILNMVSALHDGETVLCCIAERAFMKHLEGGCSVPVAVSTMLKDGQVQSTVWMDLIA from the exons ATGGCCGAGCCGGACCGGGCCGCC GGCGAGAACGGCGTGGGCGGCAGAGCGGTCCGCGTGGGCACGCGTCGGAGCCAG CTGGCCCGGATTCAGACTGACAGTGTAGTTGAGATGCTCCGTGAGTTACACCCAGACCTCCACTTTGAGATTG TTGCCATGTCAACAACTGGAGATAAGATCCTGGATACAGCACTTTCCAAG ATTGGGGAGAAGAGCCTCTTCAccaaagaactggaaaatgcaCTTGAAAGAAATGA AGTTGACCTGGTAGTTCACTCCTTGAAGGACCTGCCAACTTCTCTTCCTCCTGGCTTTACCATTGGTGCTGTCTGCAA AAGGGAAACCCCACTTGATGCTGTTGTCTTTCACCCCAAGAACTGCGGGAAAACACTCGGTCTCCTTCCGGAAAAGAG CGTGATTGGAACCAGTTCACTTCGTCGAGCAGCCCAGCTCAAAAAGAAGTTCCCTCAGCTAGAATTCAGAGATATT AGAGGGAATTTAAATACCCGCTTAAAGAAGCTAGATGAGAAAGAAGAGTTCAGTGCCATaatcctggctgctgctgggctgaagAGAATGGGCTGGGAGAATCGCATTGGTCAG CTCCTGAGCCCTGAAGATTGTCTCTATGCTGTTGGACAG GGGGCCTTAGCGGTGGAAGTTCGTGCCAAAGACCAAGAAATACTGAATATGGTATCTGCCCTGCACGATGGAGAAACCGTATTATGCTGCATTGCTGAGAGGGCCTTTATGAAACATTTG GAGGGTGGCTGTAGTGTCCCTGTTGCAGTTAGCACCATGCTGAAAGATGGCCAG GTGCAGTCTACAGTTTGGATGGATCTGATAGCCTGA
- the VPS11 gene encoding vacuolar protein sorting-associated protein 11 homolog isoform X1, which produces MAAYLQWRRFVFFDREVVKEPPGPEGSAGKSFALPPGVTVCDSGRGSLVFGDMEGQIWFLPRSLQLTSFQAYKLRVTHLYQLKQHSILVSVGEDEEGINPLVKVWNLEKRDGGNPLCTRIFPAIPGNKPTVVSCLTVHENLNFMAIGFADGSVVLTKGDITRDRHSKTQILHEGSYPVTGLAFRQSGKTTHLFVVTTENIQSYLLSVKDYPHLELDTHGCGLRCSSLSDPSQDLQFIVAGNECVYLYQPDERGPCFAFEGQKLIVHWYRGYLIIVSKDRKTSPKSEFAGSEAQNSDKQVLNIYDLCNKFIAYSSIFDDIVDVLAEWGSLYVLTRDGKIHVLQEKDTQTKLEMLFRKNLFEMAINLAKSHHLDSDGLSEIFRQYGDHLYNKGNHDGAIQQYIRTIGKLEPSYVIRKFLDAQRIHNLTAYLQTLHLQSLANADHTTLLLNCYTKLKDSSKLEEFIKTSESEVRFDVETAIKVLRQAGYYSHAVYLAEKHAHHEWYLKIQLEDIKNYQEALHYIGKLPFDQAESNMKRYGKILMHHVPNETTELLKILCTDYQPSGDNEGPGLLEGKKANSEEFIPVFANNSRELKAFLEHMTEVQSDSPQGVYDTLLELRLQNWAHEQDKQIKEKLHNEALTLLKSGRFKTVFDKALVLCQMHNFKDGVLYLYEQGKLFQQIMHYHMQNEQYKKVIEVCELYGDQEACLWEQALGYFARKEEDCKEYIAAVLKHIENKNLMPPLLVVQTLAHNSTATLSVIKDYLVNKLQKQSCQIEQDEQRILKYREETTRIRQEIEELKASPKIFQKTKCSICTSALELPSVHFLCGHSFHQHCFESYSDSDSECPTCMPENRKVMDMIRAQEQKRDLHDQFQHQLKCSNDGFSVVADYFGRGVFNKLTLITDLPPGKPSTTLEAGLQRELLLHTRRGT; this is translated from the exons ATATGGAAGGTCAGATCTGGTTTTTGCCGCGCTCGCTTCAACTCACTAGTTTCCAGGCTTACAAACTAAGAGTAACACACCTGTACCAGCTGAAGCAGCACAGTATCTTGGTTTCTGTTGGTGAGGATGAAGAGGGTATTAACCCATTG GTTAAAGTATGGAACCTGGAGAAACGAGATGGTGGCAATCCTCTTTGCACACGAATTTTTCCGGCAATACCGGGTAACAAGCCCACGGTTGTGTCTTGCCTAACTGTCCACGAGAATCTTAATTTCATGGCTATTG GTTTTGCAGATGGGAGTGTTGTACTTACAAAAGGAGACATCACCCGAGACCGGCATAGTAAGACCCAGATCCTGCATGAGGGCAGTTATCCAGTTACTGGTCTTGCTTTCCGACAGTCTGGCAAAACAACGCATCTGTTTGTGGTGACCACAGAGAACATCCAG TCTTACCTGCTTTCAGTGAAAGACTATCCTCATCTGGAGCTGGACACTCATGGTTGTGGATTGCGCTGTTCTTCTCTCAGTGACCCCTCACAGGATCTCCAGTTCATTGTAGCAGGAAATGAATGTGTGTACCTTTATCAGCCAGACGAACGGGGCCCTTGCTTTGCCTTCGAGGGACAAAAGTTGATTGTTCACTGGTATCGGGGGTACCTCATCATTGTCTCCAAGGACCGGAAGACTTCTCCAAA GTCTGAGTTTGCTGGGAGTGAGGCACAGAATTCAGATAAACAAGTCCTGAATATTTATGACTTGTGCAACAAATTCATTGCATACAGCTCGATCTTCGACGATATAGTAGATGTTTTAGCGGAGTGGGGTTCTTTGTATGTACTGACCAGAGATGGGAAGATCCATGTACTGCAGGAGAAGGATACACAAACCAAACTTGAG ATGCTATTCAGAAAGAACTTATTTGAAATGGCCATTAACCTAGCCAAGAGTCACCACTTGGACAGCGATGGCTTGTCAGAGATCTTCCGTCAGTATGGCGATCATCTGTACAACAAGGGGAATCATGATGGAGCCATCCAGCAGTATATTCG AACGATAGGGAAGTTGGAACCATCTTATGTTATTCGGAAATTTCTAGATGCTCAGCGCATCCACAACCTCACTGCTTATCTGCAGACTCTTCACCTGCAGTCTCTGGCCAATGCAGACCATACTACGCTTCTGCTGAATTGCTATACCAAACTCAAAGACAGCTCCAAACTGGAGGAGTTTATTAAG ACTAGCGAGAGCGAGGTCCGCTTTGATGTGGAAACAGCAATCAAAGTGCTTCGTCAAGCAGGTTACTACTCCCATGCTGTGTACTTGGCAGAGAAGCATGCCCATCATGAATGGTACCTCAAAATCCAGCTAGAGGACATCAAG AACTACCAAGAGGCTTTACACTACATTGGAAAACTGCCGTTTGATCAGGCAGAGAGTAACATGAAGCGGTATGGTAAAATCCTGATGCACCATGTCCCTAATGAGACCACAGAACTATTGAAGATCCTTTGCACTGATTACCAGCCATCAGGAGACAACGAAGGCCctgggctgctggaaggaaaaaag GCTAATTCTGAGGAGTTCATTCCGGTCTTTGCAAACAACTCCCGAGAACTGAAAGCTTTTCTGGAGCACATGACTGAGGTGCAGTCTGACTCTCCACAGGGTGTCTATGACACTTTATTGGAACTTCGACTCCAGAACTGGGCCCATGAACAAGATAAGCAG ATCAAGGAAAAGCTGCACAATGAAGCACTCACTCTCCTGAAGAGTGGAAGGTTCAAAACAGTCTTTGATAAAGCCTTGGTCTTATGTCAGATGCACAATTTCAAGGATGGTGTCCTCTACCTCTATGAACAGGGCAAACT TTTCCAACAGATCATGCACTACCACATGCAGAATGAGCAGTACAAGAAGGTGATTGAGGTGTGTGAGTTGTATGGAGACCAAGAAGCATGTCTCTGGGAACAGGCTCTCGGCTATTTTGCACGGAAAGAGGAGGACTGCAAGGAGTATATTGCTGCGGTACTGAAACACATAGAGAACAAGAACCTTATGCCTCCACTGCTTG TTGTGCAGACACTGGCTCACAACTCCACAGCCACGCTGTCTGTGATTAAGGATTATCTTGTCAacaagctgcagaagcagagctgccagATCGAGCAGGATGAGCAAAGAATTctaaaatacagagaagaaacCACAAGGATCCGCCAGGAGATTGAAGAGCTAAAAGCAAG TCCCAAGATCTTTCAGAAGACCAAGTGTAGTATCTGTACCAGTGCCCTGGAGCTTCCTTCAGTCCACTTCTTGTGTGGTCATTCCTTCCACCAGCATTGCTTTGAAAGCTACTCTGACAGTGACTCAGAATGTCCTACTTGCATGCCTGAAAACCGCAAAGTGATGGATATGATTCGAGCTCAGGAGCAGAAGAGAGATCTGCACGATCAGTTTCAGCATCAG CTCAAGTGTTCAAATGATGGCTTCTCCGTCGTTGCCGACTACTTCGGGCGAGGCGTCTTCAACAAGCTCACCCTCATCACGGACCTGCCACCGGGGAAGCCATCCACAACTCTTGAGGCCGGCCTGCAGCgggagctgctcctgcacacCAGGCGCGGCACCTAA
- the VPS11 gene encoding vacuolar protein sorting-associated protein 11 homolog isoform X2 encodes MAAYLQWRRFVFFDREVVKEPPGPEGSAGKSFALPPGVTVCDSGRGSLVFGDMEGQIWFLPRSLQLTSFQAYKLRVTHLYQLKQHSILVSVGEDEEGINPLVKVWNLEKRDGGNPLCTRIFPAIPGNKPTVVSCLTVHENLNFMAIGFADGSVVLTKGDITRDRHSKTQILHEGSYPVTGLAFRQSGKTTHLFVVTTENIQSYLLSVKDYPHLELDTHGCGLRCSSLSDPSQDLQFIVAGNECVYLYQPDERGPCFAFEGQKLIVHWYRGYLIIVSKDRKTSPKSEFAGSEAQNSDKQVLNIYDLCNKFIAYSSIFDDIVDVLAEWGSLYVLTRDGKIHVLQEKDTQTKLEMLFRKNLFEMAINLAKSHHLDSDGLSEIFRQYGDHLYNKGNHDGAIQQYIRTIGKLEPSYVIRKFLDAQRIHNLTAYLQTLHLQSLANADHTTLLLNCYTKLKDSSKLEEFIKTSESEVRFDVETAIKVLRQAGYYSHAVYLAEKHAHHEWYLKIQLEDIKANSEEFIPVFANNSRELKAFLEHMTEVQSDSPQGVYDTLLELRLQNWAHEQDKQIKEKLHNEALTLLKSGRFKTVFDKALVLCQMHNFKDGVLYLYEQGKLFQQIMHYHMQNEQYKKVIEVCELYGDQEACLWEQALGYFARKEEDCKEYIAAVLKHIENKNLMPPLLVVQTLAHNSTATLSVIKDYLVNKLQKQSCQIEQDEQRILKYREETTRIRQEIEELKASPKIFQKTKCSICTSALELPSVHFLCGHSFHQHCFESYSDSDSECPTCMPENRKVMDMIRAQEQKRDLHDQFQHQLKCSNDGFSVVADYFGRGVFNKLTLITDLPPGKPSTTLEAGLQRELLLHTRRGT; translated from the exons ATATGGAAGGTCAGATCTGGTTTTTGCCGCGCTCGCTTCAACTCACTAGTTTCCAGGCTTACAAACTAAGAGTAACACACCTGTACCAGCTGAAGCAGCACAGTATCTTGGTTTCTGTTGGTGAGGATGAAGAGGGTATTAACCCATTG GTTAAAGTATGGAACCTGGAGAAACGAGATGGTGGCAATCCTCTTTGCACACGAATTTTTCCGGCAATACCGGGTAACAAGCCCACGGTTGTGTCTTGCCTAACTGTCCACGAGAATCTTAATTTCATGGCTATTG GTTTTGCAGATGGGAGTGTTGTACTTACAAAAGGAGACATCACCCGAGACCGGCATAGTAAGACCCAGATCCTGCATGAGGGCAGTTATCCAGTTACTGGTCTTGCTTTCCGACAGTCTGGCAAAACAACGCATCTGTTTGTGGTGACCACAGAGAACATCCAG TCTTACCTGCTTTCAGTGAAAGACTATCCTCATCTGGAGCTGGACACTCATGGTTGTGGATTGCGCTGTTCTTCTCTCAGTGACCCCTCACAGGATCTCCAGTTCATTGTAGCAGGAAATGAATGTGTGTACCTTTATCAGCCAGACGAACGGGGCCCTTGCTTTGCCTTCGAGGGACAAAAGTTGATTGTTCACTGGTATCGGGGGTACCTCATCATTGTCTCCAAGGACCGGAAGACTTCTCCAAA GTCTGAGTTTGCTGGGAGTGAGGCACAGAATTCAGATAAACAAGTCCTGAATATTTATGACTTGTGCAACAAATTCATTGCATACAGCTCGATCTTCGACGATATAGTAGATGTTTTAGCGGAGTGGGGTTCTTTGTATGTACTGACCAGAGATGGGAAGATCCATGTACTGCAGGAGAAGGATACACAAACCAAACTTGAG ATGCTATTCAGAAAGAACTTATTTGAAATGGCCATTAACCTAGCCAAGAGTCACCACTTGGACAGCGATGGCTTGTCAGAGATCTTCCGTCAGTATGGCGATCATCTGTACAACAAGGGGAATCATGATGGAGCCATCCAGCAGTATATTCG AACGATAGGGAAGTTGGAACCATCTTATGTTATTCGGAAATTTCTAGATGCTCAGCGCATCCACAACCTCACTGCTTATCTGCAGACTCTTCACCTGCAGTCTCTGGCCAATGCAGACCATACTACGCTTCTGCTGAATTGCTATACCAAACTCAAAGACAGCTCCAAACTGGAGGAGTTTATTAAG ACTAGCGAGAGCGAGGTCCGCTTTGATGTGGAAACAGCAATCAAAGTGCTTCGTCAAGCAGGTTACTACTCCCATGCTGTGTACTTGGCAGAGAAGCATGCCCATCATGAATGGTACCTCAAAATCCAGCTAGAGGACATCAAG GCTAATTCTGAGGAGTTCATTCCGGTCTTTGCAAACAACTCCCGAGAACTGAAAGCTTTTCTGGAGCACATGACTGAGGTGCAGTCTGACTCTCCACAGGGTGTCTATGACACTTTATTGGAACTTCGACTCCAGAACTGGGCCCATGAACAAGATAAGCAG ATCAAGGAAAAGCTGCACAATGAAGCACTCACTCTCCTGAAGAGTGGAAGGTTCAAAACAGTCTTTGATAAAGCCTTGGTCTTATGTCAGATGCACAATTTCAAGGATGGTGTCCTCTACCTCTATGAACAGGGCAAACT TTTCCAACAGATCATGCACTACCACATGCAGAATGAGCAGTACAAGAAGGTGATTGAGGTGTGTGAGTTGTATGGAGACCAAGAAGCATGTCTCTGGGAACAGGCTCTCGGCTATTTTGCACGGAAAGAGGAGGACTGCAAGGAGTATATTGCTGCGGTACTGAAACACATAGAGAACAAGAACCTTATGCCTCCACTGCTTG TTGTGCAGACACTGGCTCACAACTCCACAGCCACGCTGTCTGTGATTAAGGATTATCTTGTCAacaagctgcagaagcagagctgccagATCGAGCAGGATGAGCAAAGAATTctaaaatacagagaagaaacCACAAGGATCCGCCAGGAGATTGAAGAGCTAAAAGCAAG TCCCAAGATCTTTCAGAAGACCAAGTGTAGTATCTGTACCAGTGCCCTGGAGCTTCCTTCAGTCCACTTCTTGTGTGGTCATTCCTTCCACCAGCATTGCTTTGAAAGCTACTCTGACAGTGACTCAGAATGTCCTACTTGCATGCCTGAAAACCGCAAAGTGATGGATATGATTCGAGCTCAGGAGCAGAAGAGAGATCTGCACGATCAGTTTCAGCATCAG CTCAAGTGTTCAAATGATGGCTTCTCCGTCGTTGCCGACTACTTCGGGCGAGGCGTCTTCAACAAGCTCACCCTCATCACGGACCTGCCACCGGGGAAGCCATCCACAACTCTTGAGGCCGGCCTGCAGCgggagctgctcctgcacacCAGGCGCGGCACCTAA